The DNA window GTGAGATCACAACTGGTGAGAACACAAGCGCTGAGGTCGATTCCGCGTCTGGTGACCTCGAGGGCCACGGCCGCCGTGCGCTCCGTCGTCGACCCGCCGGCGCGCACCGCCCGTCAACGCTCGCGCCACGAATTGTTCTGGGGCGTCGGTGCCGTGGTCGTCTCCCTGGTGGTGGCGCTCATCGCGATTGGCATCTATGTGTTCACACCGGGACAGGTGCGTGTGGTCGCCCAGTTCGCCGAAGCCGGGCAGTTGCGCGTGGGTGACGATGTTCGGGTCGCCGGGGTCGCCGGGGTCGGCGTCGGTGCGGTCAAGAAGATCACACTGCGCGACGACCACGTGGACGTCGAGATGTTTTTGCGCAAAGGCGTGTTCATCGGTGCCGACTCACGCGTCGACGTGAAGATGCTGACCGTGGTCGGTGGCAGCTTCGTCGACATCGCCTCGATGGGACAGCAGTCCCTGGGGGACAGGTCGATCCCGGTCTCGCACACCTCCATCCCGTACAGCTTGATGTCGACCTTCCAGATCGTGACGCCCAAGGTGCGCCAGATCGACGGCGCGCCGCTGCGCGAGGTCCTCGTCCAGTTCCAGCAGGGCCTGTCGGCCAATCCGGGGCGTTGCGCCGCAATGTGGAGGTGCTCTCATCGATGCTGGCCAACCTCAATCGCAATCAGGACGAGTTCGGCTCGATGCTGAAACTCGCCGCCGACTACACCCAAACCCTCAACGCCAGTGGTGATCTCATCACCGCCATGGGACGCAACCTGAGTACCTTCGTCTCGGAGTACGCGATGTTCGGTGCACGGCTCAACGCCGTCCTCGCCCGGCTCGGATCGCTGCTGGAACGAGTCCGCGGACTGGCCTTGCTCTATGACGCCGACATCGATCCGCTGGTCCGCCAGATCGACTCCATCGGACGGCAATTCGGTCCGGCGCTGGCGCGATACACACCGCTCATCACGCAGGGACGGGACCTGATCAAACGGCTCGAGGGCATGGTCAAACCCGACGGGACCATCACCGTCGACAGCAGTCCCATCATCCTGTCGTCGGATATCTGTGTACCGATCCCGGGCGCGGGGTGCTGATGTTCGCCAGAATCCTGGGCTCCAAATGGCTCGTCACCGCAGCGGTTCTCGTGGTCGGCGTCGGCGCCGTGGTCGTCGCTGTCGGCACGCGTGAATCGGCTCCCACCGCCCGGCAATACTGTGCGGTGATGGCCGACGGCATCGGCGTCTTCACCGGCAACCCCGTCACCCGGCGCGGGGTCACGATCGGCACGGTCACCGGTGTCGAATCCCAGCGGGACCACGCGGTGATCCGGTTCGACGTCGACGGACAGTACCGGCTGCCGGTGGACGTGAAGGCGGCCACGGTGGCGCCGTCGATCATCGCGGTACGCCAGGTCGCGTTGATCGGTGACTATCACGGCGGACCGGAACTACCTGCCGGACAGTGCATCGACCGGGACTCGACCAGCACACCGGTGTCGCTGTCGCAGTCGCTGGAGGCCGTGTCGCAGGTGTCGCGGCAACTGATCTCCGACGGTGGGCCTCAACAACTGCGCAGCGTGTTGGCGGCCACCGGAACCCTCGACCGCGAATTGGCCGGCACCGGACCGATGCTCTACGCCCTGATCCGGCAACTGGCGATGCCGGGCCGCACCCCGATGGTCGGCGCCGTCGGCGACATGGCCCGGCTGATCGACAACGTGAGCGCCCTGTCCACCGGCCTCGCCTCGAACTGGGGGCTGCTGCGGCAGTTCGTGACCACCACGACCCCCCTCATCGAGCCGCTGGCCATCGACACCGTCGACGAGCTGACCCGCAGTGTCGTCGCCCTACCGGAGACACTGAACGTCACCGCCCGCCTGATCAGTCACTGTCAGCACTTCATCTGGCCGGCAACCGATGTGGTGGTCCCCATCGCACGGCTCGTCGGGGCCGGGATGCGCAACTTCGGCGACCTGCTGGGCATCGTGCCGCCGCTGATCCGCGCCTTCGACGTCAACTTCGACCAGCAGTCCCTGGGGGTGCGTATCACCTACCACCCGCCTTCCACCCGTATTCCGGCGAAGAACCCCGATCTCACCTGCGCCAACATCAACCGGATCGTGCCCGGTCAATGCCACGTCCTCGACCCGCACACCATGCAGGTCGACGCCATCAGCCTGGCCCTGCTCCTGACCGGAGCGGCCCGATGATCCGTTCCCGCACCATCTTCGGCGCGCTACTGCTCAGCGTGGTGACGCTGCTGCTCGTCACCGGATGCACGGAGGAGTTCTCGCCGGAACGGCTGCCGACCCCACAGTCGGTCCGCTCGGGACGCGCCCTCACCGTGGAACTCGACACGGTGGTCAACCTGCCGGCCGACGCCCGGGTCACCGTCAACGGGATGGACGCCGGCGTTGTCCGCTCCCTGCGTCTCGACGGCAACCGCGCCTTGATCGGGCTCGTCGTCGACGACGATGTGGCGGTGTCCACGGCGGCGTCGGTGGAACTCAAGCAGGATACCCTGCTCGGCGACACGTACGTCGCGATCACCAATCCGCCGAACTTCGGGCAGGCCGTACCGACGGGCGGCACGATCGGCCGGCAGAACGTGAAAAAGCCTGTCCAGGTGGAGGACCTGTTCATCAGCCTGGCCAACTTCCTGGGCAGCGGGAGTCTCCCGCAGCTCGGCGGGACCTTCGCCGCGGTCAACAACCAGTTCCCCGACGATCCGGCCGAGGTCCGACGGATTCTCGCGGTCCTCGTCGACACCCTGAACACCTGGGCCGAGGAGACCGATGACCTCAACGGAATGCTGCGCAACATCACCGTTCTGACGTCGCGACTGGCCGACGCGCGCGGATCGCTGCAGCACATACTCAGTCCCGCTGGTGTGCACTACGCCGAGGTGGTCAGTGAGATCCTGTGGCTCGCCGACATTCTCGCCCGACTGCAGCGCAGCATCCTGCCGTTGATGCCGTCGGTCCCGGTGATCACCTCACTCCGCCAGGTCATCGACAAGGTGCTGATCCCGTTTCTCATCCCGGGCTGGCCCGCCTATCACAGGCAGGCGTCGAATGCCGAGACGATGGTGCGGTTGTTACAGGACAAACTCATCCCGTACTTCAAACAGTCACCCGCACTGAATATTCGCCGACTGTCCATCGACAACGGGGTATCGGATCAACAGCTCGCCGATCGCATGGTGCGGGTGTTCCGGATGCTGGGGATGACGCAATGAGCACTTCGACGCGGCGCGAGATCGTGATCAACGCGGTGGTCTTCGTGACCGTCATCGCGCTCGCGGGATGGTATCTGGCGACGTCGGTGTATGACTGGACTCCCTGGGAGAAGTCGAAGACGGTGACCATGCGGGTGCACAACACCAACCTGGTGCTCACCGAGACCGGAGTGTGCGTCAACGGGGTCCCCGTCGGCGCAGTGCACGGGGTGACGCTGACCCCGGACGGAGCCGAGTTGTCCCTGCGATATCCGGCGGCGCAGAACATCCCGTCGAATGCGACGGTGGCGATCGGCCTGCAATCGGCGCTCGGGGAGCCCTACATCAACTTCGTACCCGGTCCGTCGGAGTCCCCGCCGCTACCCGACGGAGCGGTGGTCGACGCGAATCAGATCTCGGAGCCGGAGTCGATTCCCGGCATCTTCCGGCAGATTTCCCTGCTGTCGCAGGTCGTGTCCGTCGATCCCGTTGCGGGGGTGCTTAACTCGGTGTGGCAGTCCCTCGACGGCACCGACGCCGCTCTCGATCAGATCAGCCTCGGCAGTCGTCTGGTGGCCTCGGTGCTGCTGTCGCGCTCGGCGCAGATGCGCACCATGTTCACCAACACGCAGGTGTACACCAGTGATCTGGGCTGGCTGGTGAACACCCTGCCGGAGTTCTCGACCGGGCTGCGCGCGGTGCTGATCCACATCAAGTCCGCGCTGGTCGGTTTGGAGAAGCTAGTCTACACAACGGATTTCGACAACACGGTGCGCAACCTGGTCCATCCGTTCCTGGCCCGGTTGAACCCGTACATGAGTGACATCCTGCCCAATACCCTGGACGCGGTGGGTCCGCTGCTGCCGATAGCCAACGCGCTCAACGAGACCCTGCCGCAGATCGACATGAGCGACCTGCTGTCCCGTGCCCTCGCGATCTTCGGTGCGGGGGATGCGGCACGGCTGGTGATCACCCCCGCGCCGTCGGGCCCACCGTGAACCCGGCATCCGACACGACACCCGCACCTGAAGACAAACTGATGGGAGATGACCCGATGACGACAGACGACGACAAGCCGGAAATCGAAGAACAGACGGCGGTTTCACCGACGCAGGACGGTGACCGGGTGGCCGAGTCGGTGCCGCCGGACGGGGACTCTCCGTCCGACAAGGATTCCGACTCACCACCGGACGCCGAAAACGACCGCGCAGGTGATGCGGTTACCGGGCGTCGATTCAGGCGCAGCGACCGGGCCACCGGCACGACGACGGCGCGCCGCGAGGTGACCTTGTCCGTGCGGTCGCTGGCCACCGGGACGGCGGCCGTGGTGCTGGCGGGGGGCGCTCGTCGCGGCGCTGGTGGTCTTCGTCTTCCGTGACGTGAGTGCCCGCGACGACCTCGAGCAGCTGCGGGCCGAGCAGCAGGACCGGAACCGGGCCGAGCAGATCGCCGGTGACTATGCCGTGCATGCCGCGACACTGGACTACAATGACCTCACCCCGTGGATCAGTGCGATGAAGACCGGAGTGAGTCCGGAACTGCAGCGGCAGTACGACGTCGTGGGGTCCGCCATGGAGCAGGTGCTCACCCCGCTGCGGATGCAGACCACTGCCGCCCTGGTCTCGGCGAAGACGATTGATGTGGCCGGCAACAACTTCCGCGTTCAGGCCGCCGTCAACATGGACATGAAGACCGCACAGCTGCCGGGTGGGTCCAACACCGTGGCGGTGTACAGCCTCACGATCGACAAGGGCAACGGCTGGACGATCACCTCGGTCGGCGACCCGACCTCGGCCATCATCCCGTTGGGGATCATCGTCACCGTCCAGATCGGCAACATCATCAATCAGCTGGGCGCCCAATCACTCCTGGGCGCCGGCAGCGGTTTCGCCGTCATCCAGCAGGCGGCACCGCTGGCGGCGGGAATGCTGCTCGGCGGGGCCGGGGCGTCGGCCATCGCCGCCGATCTGGGAGCGCGGACAGTCCGCGAGGAGATCGACGCGATGCGCACGATGGGCATCGATCCGGTTGCCCGGCTGGTGGTTCCGCGTGTCCTCGCCGCCGTCGTGGTGGCACCGCTCATCGCATTGTTCATCGTGCTGGTGGGCGTGCTGTCGGCGTATTACCTCGCGATCACCTTCCAGGACGTCGGCCCCGGCAGCTACTGGCAGTCCTTCGGGTCGTTCTCGTCGGTGCGGGACATCTTCCTCGCGTTGTTCAAGGCGGTCGTCTTCGGCTTCATCATCGCCGTCGTCGGCTGCCAGCGTGGACTCGAGGCGCGCGGCGGTCCGCGCGGCGTCGCCGACGGAGTGAACGCGACCGTCGTCGTGTCCACGGTCGGGATCATTGGCGTGAATCTCGTTCTGACCCTTGTCTACACCGTGTTCTTCCCGATCCAGTTGGGGTGACCCCGACCCGTACGCTCCCCGAGCTCAGCGGGCGATCGGACGGCGCCGATCACGCGTCGAGGAGTTCGACACTGGTGATCCGGTGCAGCGAGAAGTGTTGATCATCGTCGCTGCCCTCTTCGGCGGCCACGAGCTGGCCGGCACCAAGGGTTCGGGGCGTGACGACGTGCCGGCTCGCCGATCCCTGCGCGTTGACGTAACCGACGCGGAGGCGACGGTTGGCGCGCAGGGCGAGTTGGATGAGGGCAGTTGCCGATTCGCCGCCGCCGGTGGCTCGGACGGGTGTCGACCGTGTCGTCGGGGCGGGGGTGGCGGCGTCGGCTCGATCGTGCGAACGCATGCGGCTCACCACGATGGTCAACTGTTCGCGGGACGGAGCGGTTCGCCGGGGTGCGGGGTGGCGGCGCTGACGCGCCACATCCACCCGGCTGCCGCGTTGCCGGAGATCGACAAGGGTTCCGGAGGAATCCTCACCGGACGGTGCGAAGCCCGCCGCCCGCAACTGATCGATCACGTCGCGCACCTCCGACGGCGACACGGCCACCGTGGGTGCCAGCGCCCGCAAGGCGAGGTGTTCGGCTGCGGGGGAACGCAATACCGCCGTCATCGTCGCCGCGTCCTCGCAGCGGATGAACGACGCCGCGATACCCACGCGCAGCTGTCCGTGTTTGCGCCCGACGTCCTCGATCAGGTAGGTGAGCGACTGGGGAACCGGTGTGCGCGAATGTGTGGTGAACATCGCGATGAGTTCACTGCTGCTGCGACCGGCATCGAGTGCGCGGCGCACACTGTCCTCGGAGATGCGGTACACCGATGCGGCGCCGCCTGATTCGAGGTCGGCGACCAACTCGACCTGCTCGGCGAGTTCGGGGGTCATCGGTCCCGGTACGGTCAGCGTGAGGTCGGCCTGGGTGAGGAAATGATCGACGGGCTCGGGGAGCGCGGCGTGCATGGCCTTGAGTGTGGTCGCCTCTACCTCGTCGGGATCACCCTCGGTGGACGCCGCGCGACCCACCGAGGTGAGTGCGCCGTGCGCCACCACGCCGAGTTGACGTGCCTCGTCCAGGGTTTCGCGCACCAGCCGCAGACCGAACCGACGCAGTTGTCGGGGCCGATGCCAGTGCAGGGCAGCGGTCACGGACTCCGGGGTGAGATTGACCGCGGGTTGGGCGTCGGCGAGGACGCCGAGGATGAGGTGGCGCTGGGTGGGGGCATACGAGTCGTGGAGTTCGCTGCTGAGGGCGGCCATCGCCGAGCCGTCACGATCGGGTTCGCCAACCTGCCACGCTCGGCGCGGCATCCGCAACCAGGTGTCGAGCAGTGCGGCCCACTGCCTTTCGCGTGGCTGATGCAGCCACGTGTCCGCGGCGGGAGTCGGCGCGAAGACCTGTTCGCCGGTGTCGTTGGCCGGTGGGGGATCGGGGAATCCGGCGTCGACGAGCCGAAGGTAGCCGGCCAGTTCCACGAGCAGGGCGAGGCGCTTCTGGTCGAGTCCGGTGACCTTGGCCAGCCGGCGCAGCTCCCGGACTCCCAGTGCACCCGAGCGCAGTACCGCCGCCGGGGTGTTGCCCAGCGCGGTGAGCAGTGACGTCATGTGCCGGATGAGTTCCAGTGCCTCGCCGCCGGCGGCGTCGTCCACCGCGCGTGCGGCGAATCGCGGCTTGGCCCCGGGGTCGTGGAGTTGCGGTGGACGCAGATCATTGGTTCGCAACGGCGGCTCACTACGCAGCAACGCTCCGACGGTGGGTGGCAATTCGACTGTCTGGTCGTCGATTCGGTCGAGCAGGCCGGCCGCGATCAGTCGGGGGATCGGGGCGGCCGGGTCGGCGTCGGGTGCGGCGTCACGGC is part of the Gordonia bronchialis DSM 43247 genome and encodes:
- a CDS encoding MlaD family protein; the protein is MTSRATAAVRSVVDPPARTARQRSRHELFWGVGAVVVSLVVALIAIGIYVFTPGQVRVVAQFAEAGQLRVGDDVRVAGVAGVGVGAVKKITLRDDHVDVEMFLRKGVFIGADSRVDVKMLTVVGGSFVDIASMGQQSLGDRSIPVSHTSIPYSLMSTFQIVTPKVRQIDGAPLREVLVQFQQGLSANPGRCAAMWRCSHRCWPTSIAIRTSSARC
- a CDS encoding MlaD family protein, with protein sequence MFARILGSKWLVTAAVLVVGVGAVVVAVGTRESAPTARQYCAVMADGIGVFTGNPVTRRGVTIGTVTGVESQRDHAVIRFDVDGQYRLPVDVKAATVAPSIIAVRQVALIGDYHGGPELPAGQCIDRDSTSTPVSLSQSLEAVSQVSRQLISDGGPQQLRSVLAATGTLDRELAGTGPMLYALIRQLAMPGRTPMVGAVGDMARLIDNVSALSTGLASNWGLLRQFVTTTTPLIEPLAIDTVDELTRSVVALPETLNVTARLISHCQHFIWPATDVVVPIARLVGAGMRNFGDLLGIVPPLIRAFDVNFDQQSLGVRITYHPPSTRIPAKNPDLTCANINRIVPGQCHVLDPHTMQVDAISLALLLTGAAR
- a CDS encoding MlaD family protein; this encodes MIRSRTIFGALLLSVVTLLLVTGCTEEFSPERLPTPQSVRSGRALTVELDTVVNLPADARVTVNGMDAGVVRSLRLDGNRALIGLVVDDDVAVSTAASVELKQDTLLGDTYVAITNPPNFGQAVPTGGTIGRQNVKKPVQVEDLFISLANFLGSGSLPQLGGTFAAVNNQFPDDPAEVRRILAVLVDTLNTWAEETDDLNGMLRNITVLTSRLADARGSLQHILSPAGVHYAEVVSEILWLADILARLQRSILPLMPSVPVITSLRQVIDKVLIPFLIPGWPAYHRQASNAETMVRLLQDKLIPYFKQSPALNIRRLSIDNGVSDQQLADRMVRVFRMLGMTQ
- a CDS encoding MlaD family protein, which gives rise to MSTSTRREIVINAVVFVTVIALAGWYLATSVYDWTPWEKSKTVTMRVHNTNLVLTETGVCVNGVPVGAVHGVTLTPDGAELSLRYPAAQNIPSNATVAIGLQSALGEPYINFVPGPSESPPLPDGAVVDANQISEPESIPGIFRQISLLSQVVSVDPVAGVLNSVWQSLDGTDAALDQISLGSRLVASVLLSRSAQMRTMFTNTQVYTSDLGWLVNTLPEFSTGLRAVLIHIKSALVGLEKLVYTTDFDNTVRNLVHPFLARLNPYMSDILPNTLDAVGPLLPIANALNETLPQIDMSDLLSRALAIFGAGDAARLVITPAPSGPP
- a CDS encoding ABC transporter permease, yielding MSARDDLEQLRAEQQDRNRAEQIAGDYAVHAATLDYNDLTPWISAMKTGVSPELQRQYDVVGSAMEQVLTPLRMQTTAALVSAKTIDVAGNNFRVQAAVNMDMKTAQLPGGSNTVAVYSLTIDKGNGWTITSVGDPTSAIIPLGIIVTVQIGNIINQLGAQSLLGAGSGFAVIQQAAPLAAGMLLGGAGASAIAADLGARTVREEIDAMRTMGIDPVARLVVPRVLAAVVVAPLIALFIVLVGVLSAYYLAITFQDVGPGSYWQSFGSFSSVRDIFLALFKAVVFGFIIAVVGCQRGLEARGGPRGVADGVNATVVVSTVGIIGVNLVLTLVYTVFFPIQLG
- a CDS encoding helicase-associated domain-containing protein; the encoded protein is MSSDDQRRSLAQYLAGLTDDALADLLAERPDLASPPPQGTGVLAQRALAPASLTLAGENLDVLSVAVLEQALALGVRRSPHNSHVTADDIVAAIADRADPDEIRARIDLLLRRAILWLDDEWLRSGGQADAALPWKAYHLTGPASHRTTDEVAALVDELDDRQRELLQTLSRGPALGRSRDAAPDADPAAPIPRLIAAGLLDRIDDQTVELPPTVGALLRSEPPLRTNDLRPPQLHDPGAKPRFAARAVDDAAGGEALELIRHMTSLLTALGNTPAAVLRSGALGVRELRRLAKVTGLDQKRLALLVELAGYLRLVDAGFPDPPPANDTGEQVFAPTPAADTWLHQPRERQWAALLDTWLRMPRRAWQVGEPDRDGSAMAALSSELHDSYAPTQRHLILGVLADAQPAVNLTPESVTAALHWHRPRQLRRFGLRLVRETLDEARQLGVVAHGALTSVGRAASTEGDPDEVEATTLKAMHAALPEPVDHFLTQADLTLTVPGPMTPELAEQVELVADLESGGAASVYRISEDSVRRALDAGRSSSELIAMFTTHSRTPVPQSLTYLIEDVGRKHGQLRVGIAASFIRCEDAATMTAVLRSPAAEHLALRALAPTVAVSPSEVRDVIDQLRAAGFAPSGEDSSGTLVDLRQRGSRVDVARQRRHPAPRRTAPSREQLTIVVSRMRSHDRADAATPAPTTRSTPVRATGGGESATALIQLALRANRRLRVGYVNAQGSASRHVVTPRTLGAGQLVAAEEGSDDDQHFSLHRITSVELLDA